One region of Dokdonia sp. 4H-3-7-5 genomic DNA includes:
- a CDS encoding acetyltransferase, producing the protein MKIFGASGHGKVVNAIAINNGIVVEGFIDDNYKKDFYLGLPICKIQDFDKIIIGIGDNSIRKKLAERYKNQWHKAIIHSKATVSLQYEIGLGTVIMPNAVVNESISIGNHCIINTGAIVEHDCILKDFLHISPNATLSGGVSVDVGTHIGAGAVVIPGIKIGKWCTIGAGAVIIKDVPDYAVVVGNPGHIIKYKEID; encoded by the coding sequence ATGAAAATTTTTGGAGCAAGTGGTCACGGTAAGGTAGTAAATGCCATAGCAATTAATAATGGTATTGTTGTGGAAGGTTTTATAGATGATAACTATAAAAAAGATTTCTATCTAGGGTTGCCTATATGTAAGATTCAAGATTTTGATAAAATAATCATAGGTATAGGAGATAATAGTATTCGTAAGAAACTTGCAGAGAGATATAAAAATCAATGGCACAAAGCTATAATACATAGCAAGGCGACTGTTTCTTTACAATATGAAATTGGGTTAGGTACTGTTATAATGCCTAACGCCGTTGTTAATGAATCCATTTCTATTGGAAACCATTGTATTATTAATACTGGTGCTATTGTGGAACATGATTGTATTCTCAAAGACTTTTTGCATATCTCGCCTAATGCTACTTTAAGTGGTGGAGTAAGCGTAGATGTAGGAACTCATATTGGAGCTGGAGCTGTAGTTATTCCCGGTATAAAAATAGGCAAGTGGTGCACAATTGGAGCCGGTGCAGTTATTATAAAAGATGTTCCAGATTATGCTGTAGTGGTGGGTAACCCTGGTCATATAATAAAATATAAAGAAATTGATTAA
- a CDS encoding NAD-dependent epimerase/dehydratase family protein — protein sequence MKFIGITGEAGFVGNHLKMIINTRPEDFTLVPFERSFFEKDSKMDEFVNKCDAIVHLAGMNRHDNPQVIYDTNVNLAESLISSLKRTKSRAHVLFSSSSQEGRENLYGSSKKKARELLNNWAEQVGATFTGMIVPNVFGPFGKPFYNSVVATFAHQVSKGEVPTIQIDGELKLIYVLELVQEILDKINDSIHEPEYVISHTAVAKVSEVLNYFQSFKNTYQDLGVIPVMTNTFELHLFNTYRCYMDITSHFPVKFTQHTDPRGSFVEIIRLGVGGQVSFSTTVPGITRGNHYHTRKIERFAVIKGKALIQLRKIGTNEILDFYLDGDEPAYVDMPIWYTHNIKNIGDDVLYTNFWINEPYDAADADTYFEEV from the coding sequence ATGAAATTTATAGGTATAACAGGAGAAGCTGGATTTGTAGGTAATCACCTTAAAATGATAATTAATACTAGACCTGAAGATTTTACACTAGTCCCTTTTGAACGCTCTTTCTTTGAAAAAGATTCTAAGATGGATGAATTTGTAAATAAATGCGATGCTATAGTTCATCTTGCTGGAATGAATAGGCACGATAATCCTCAGGTCATATATGATACTAATGTTAATCTTGCAGAAAGCCTTATATCCTCATTAAAGCGTACTAAATCTAGAGCACACGTACTTTTTTCATCCTCATCTCAAGAAGGTAGAGAAAATCTTTATGGATCTTCAAAAAAGAAAGCGAGGGAGTTACTCAATAACTGGGCTGAGCAAGTTGGTGCTACATTTACCGGAATGATTGTTCCTAATGTTTTTGGTCCATTCGGTAAACCTTTCTATAACTCAGTTGTAGCAACATTTGCCCATCAAGTTTCAAAAGGAGAAGTACCTACTATTCAAATTGATGGTGAGCTTAAGCTCATTTATGTATTAGAGCTCGTACAAGAAATTTTGGATAAAATTAATGACAGTATACACGAACCTGAGTATGTGATTTCTCATACCGCTGTCGCTAAAGTTTCAGAAGTTTTAAATTACTTTCAAAGCTTTAAGAATACCTATCAGGATCTTGGAGTGATCCCAGTGATGACCAACACTTTTGAATTACATCTATTTAACACCTATCGATGTTATATGGATATAACATCGCATTTTCCTGTAAAATTTACGCAACATACCGATCCAAGAGGTAGTTTTGTTGAAATAATTAGATTAGGAGTAGGAGGGCAAGTTTCATTTTCGACTACAGTTCCAGGTATAACTAGAGGAAATCATTATCATACTAGAAAGATAGAGCGTTTTGCAGTTATTAAAGGAAAAGCTTTAATTCAATTACGCAAGATAGGTACAAACGAAATATTAGATTTTTACCTTGATGGTGATGAGCCAGCCTACGTAGATATGCCTATATGGTACACTCATAATATAAAAAACATAGGAGATGATGTTTTATATACCAATTTTTGGATTAACGAACCTTATGATGCAGCTGATGCAGACACTTATTTTGAAGAAGTTTAA
- the wecB gene encoding non-hydrolyzing UDP-N-acetylglucosamine 2-epimerase, which yields MKRLKVMTVVGTRPEIIRLSRVLDALDASEAIEHILVHTGQNYDYELNQIFFDDLAIRKPDYFLEAAGKSATETIGNILIKIDPLLEEINPDAFLVLGDTNSCLCAIPAKKRHIPIFHMEAGNRCFDQRVPEETNRKIVDHTADVNLTYSDIAREYLLKEGLPADRIIKTGSPMFEVLNHYLPKIKASDVLSRLNLKKENYFVVSAHREENISSEVNFTNLMRGLNDIAETYSKPIIVSTHPRTRNMINKKNITMHSNVQFLKPLGFHDYNALQMYSYAVLSDSGTISEESSILNFPALNIRQAHERPEAMEEASVMMVGLSPERIMQGLLQLKRQERGASRNFRTVADYSMPNVSEKVVRIILSYTDYIKRTVWSESL from the coding sequence ATGAAAAGATTAAAAGTAATGACCGTCGTAGGTACGCGTCCAGAGATTATACGTTTATCAAGAGTACTTGATGCACTTGATGCTTCGGAAGCCATTGAGCATATTCTAGTACATACTGGGCAAAATTATGATTATGAACTTAATCAAATATTTTTTGATGACCTTGCTATAAGAAAACCGGATTATTTTCTTGAAGCTGCAGGTAAATCAGCAACGGAAACTATAGGTAATATTCTTATAAAAATAGATCCTCTTTTAGAAGAGATTAATCCAGATGCATTCTTAGTTTTAGGAGATACAAATAGCTGTTTATGCGCTATTCCTGCAAAAAAGCGCCACATACCTATATTTCATATGGAGGCAGGTAATCGTTGCTTTGATCAGCGTGTGCCAGAAGAGACAAACAGGAAAATTGTTGATCACACAGCAGATGTAAACCTTACCTATAGCGATATTGCGAGAGAATATTTACTTAAAGAAGGGTTACCTGCAGATAGAATTATAAAAACGGGGAGCCCTATGTTTGAAGTTCTTAATCACTACTTACCTAAAATTAAAGCTAGTGATGTTCTATCTCGTTTAAACCTTAAAAAAGAGAATTATTTTGTTGTTTCTGCCCACCGTGAGGAAAATATAAGTAGTGAGGTTAACTTTACGAACCTTATGCGGGGGTTAAATGATATTGCAGAAACTTATAGTAAACCTATCATAGTAAGTACACATCCACGTACTCGAAATATGATTAATAAGAAAAACATTACAATGCACAGTAATGTACAGTTTTTAAAACCTTTAGGTTTTCACGATTACAATGCACTACAAATGTACAGTTATGCTGTGTTATCAGATAGTGGTACAATTTCTGAGGAATCCTCTATTCTCAATTTTCCTGCTCTCAATATAAGACAGGCACACGAGCGTCCAGAAGCTATGGAGGAAGCCTCTGTAATGATGGTAGGCTTATCACCAGAAAGAATAATGCAAGGTCTTTTACAACTCAAGAGACAAGAAAGAGGAGCCAGTCGTAATTTTAGAACGGTTGCAGATTATAGTATGCCTAATGTAAGTGAGAAAGTCGTACGTATCATATTAAGTTATACGGACTATATAAAACGCACTGTCTGGAGTGAATCATTATAA
- a CDS encoding sugar transferase, whose product MIKSIFDFLFAILIIIGLLPFWLIIIIVPFFSIFKQTRIGQYGKPFTIYKIRTMHKGKVTRIGKFLRKFKIDELPQLFNILKGDMSFVGPRPDIPGYYDKLEGKDRDVLKLKPGLTSLAALKYANEEILLLNENDPKSYNDTIIFPNKVQMNLAYCKKASFRYDLYIIGLTLKAIFVKNKITL is encoded by the coding sequence TTGATTAAATCTATTTTTGATTTTTTATTTGCTATATTAATAATAATAGGTCTCCTACCATTTTGGTTAATTATTATCATTGTCCCGTTTTTCTCAATTTTTAAACAAACTAGAATTGGTCAATATGGTAAGCCATTTACTATCTACAAGATCAGAACGATGCATAAGGGTAAAGTTACTAGAATAGGCAAATTTCTTAGAAAATTTAAAATTGACGAACTCCCACAGCTTTTCAATATCTTAAAGGGTGATATGTCTTTTGTAGGCCCTAGACCAGATATACCTGGGTATTATGATAAGCTTGAAGGTAAGGATAGAGATGTTCTTAAACTTAAACCAGGATTAACTAGTCTTGCCGCATTAAAATATGCAAATGAGGAAATCTTACTTTTAAATGAGAATGACCCTAAATCATATAATGACACAATAATTTTTCCCAATAAAGTGCAAATGAATCTCGCGTATTGTAAAAAAGCTAGTTTTAGATATGATCTCTATATAATAGGTCTTACACTAAAAGCTATATTTGTAAAAAATAAAATCACTCTATAG
- a CDS encoding glycosyltransferase has translation MDKGTIIYIGGFELPDKNAAAHRVIANGKLLRDIGYNVHFMGISNERIYCNKTFYGFNSSALKYPNSIISWFEYITTFKDYIKLIESYSNVHSIICYNLPSGSLYRLLKYCKKKEIKIFSDCTEWYIAPKTGNFLARTVKSWDIKLRMNNLHIKLDGVIAISSYLDTYYSNQGVQTLQIPPLIDKEDSKWPTNILQKNNTTVNLIYSGSPFALTKGSEVKDRLDLIIDGLYLISKTFTDFKLTILGMDLSGFLIVFPDYKDKLLSLGELIDWKGRVPHNEALDLLKKSDFSIFLRDTNLVTTAGFPTKFVEALSCGIPVLTNRNSNLADYLIEGKNGFWIDTSSEDSVYDSLSEVFKINKNDLKILKESVLKDKIFDYRSYMTVFENFLK, from the coding sequence ATGGATAAAGGAACTATAATATATATAGGAGGATTTGAATTGCCAGACAAGAATGCTGCAGCACACCGAGTAATAGCAAATGGGAAGCTATTACGCGATATAGGGTATAATGTTCATTTTATGGGAATATCAAATGAAAGAATTTATTGTAATAAAACTTTTTATGGTTTTAACTCAAGTGCATTAAAATATCCTAATTCTATTATTTCTTGGTTTGAATATATAACTACTTTCAAAGATTATATAAAACTTATTGAGTCCTATAGTAATGTCCACTCTATAATATGTTATAACCTTCCTTCTGGATCTCTATATCGTTTACTAAAATATTGTAAAAAAAAAGAAATAAAAATTTTTTCAGACTGCACAGAATGGTACATCGCACCCAAAACAGGTAATTTTTTAGCTAGAACGGTAAAGTCTTGGGATATTAAACTTAGAATGAATAATCTTCACATAAAATTAGATGGAGTTATTGCTATAAGTTCCTATCTAGACACTTATTATAGTAATCAAGGTGTTCAAACATTGCAGATACCACCTTTGATCGACAAGGAAGATTCTAAGTGGCCTACTAATATACTTCAAAAAAACAATACAACTGTTAATTTAATTTATTCCGGATCTCCCTTCGCTCTAACAAAAGGATCAGAGGTAAAGGACAGGCTTGATTTAATAATTGATGGTCTTTATTTGATTTCCAAAACTTTTACAGACTTTAAATTGACCATCTTAGGAATGGATTTAAGTGGCTTTCTGATTGTATTTCCTGACTACAAAGACAAACTATTGTCTCTAGGTGAATTAATAGATTGGAAAGGTCGTGTTCCTCACAATGAGGCCTTAGATTTATTGAAAAAGAGTGATTTTTCTATTTTCTTAAGAGATACTAATTTAGTTACTACAGCTGGCTTTCCAACAAAATTCGTTGAAGCTCTTTCTTGCGGTATTCCTGTGCTTACTAATAGAAATAGTAATTTAGCAGACTATCTGATTGAAGGAAAAAATGGTTTTTGGATAGATACAAGTAGTGAGGATTCTGTTTATGATTCACTTTCAGAAGTATTTAAAATAAATAAAAATGATCTAAAAATTTTAAAAGAAAGCGTGTTAAAGGATAAAATATTTGATTATAGAAGTTATATGACTGTTTTTGAAAATTTTTTGAAATAA
- a CDS encoding sugar transferase, whose amino-acid sequence MWYKNVLKPLIDISCAFIGLIVIAPIILLITFLLTIANGGKPFYTQLRTGKDDIIFRIIKFRSMNDKRDRFGNLLPDAVRLTPVGKFIRKTSLDELPQLLNVLKGDMSFIGPRPLLPEYVELYSQEQRKRGLVKPGISGWAQVNGRNAISWERKFELDVWYVNNQSFLFDIKILLMTIKKVFISEGISQEGEATTTRFKG is encoded by the coding sequence ATGTGGTATAAAAATGTTCTCAAACCACTTATTGATATAAGCTGTGCTTTTATAGGATTGATAGTCATTGCCCCCATTATTTTATTAATCACTTTCCTATTAACAATAGCAAATGGCGGAAAACCCTTTTATACACAATTGAGAACGGGTAAAGACGATATTATTTTTAGAATCATAAAGTTTAGATCTATGAATGATAAACGTGATAGATTTGGTAATTTATTACCAGATGCTGTGCGGCTTACTCCAGTGGGTAAGTTTATAAGAAAAACATCGCTAGATGAGTTGCCACAATTATTAAATGTTCTTAAGGGTGATATGAGTTTTATAGGGCCTAGACCATTACTGCCAGAGTATGTTGAGCTTTATTCTCAAGAGCAACGTAAGCGAGGCCTTGTTAAGCCCGGCATATCTGGATGGGCTCAAGTTAATGGACGCAATGCTATAAGTTGGGAAAGAAAATTTGAGTTAGACGTCTGGTATGTAAATAATCAAAGTTTTTTATTTGATATAAAAATTTTACTAATGACTATTAAAAAAGTCTTTATTTCTGAAGGGATATCGCAAGAGGGAGAAGCTACAACAACTAGATTTAAAGGATAA
- a CDS encoding right-handed parallel beta-helix repeat-containing protein, with translation MKKFTFFLTLNVIFVLYSCGTNELLKVDTKLAKKQYNKVSDSLNKDLTINESFYLTYAKVTDYLPKNYSVLGDIDYTNYIQKALNEERNLIFPNFPLLVNDKGIAVKSNSIVIFPEGSKLILSPSDKVWYTILALNNVENVKLYGPIIEGDKYRRLKPNITEGEWGMGIWMASARNIEIYAPKVEKCWGDGIYIGKGDINKPNNKILITDPYINDNRRNGISIVSGKNVTINNAIISNTNGKSPEAGIDIEPNGNDDVIENITINNPHTINNAYLGIVVSLGSMVGEKAKNVSVEIRNHKDEYSYHGFVLASIRKEVNKNDKKIRGDINIVEPVWKFNKVPYALGVTRGLFPSLKIDKPIIFTVEDTVNANQKLINRLSTIKFDGSLEITKI, from the coding sequence ATGAAAAAGTTTACTTTTTTTCTAACCTTAAATGTAATTTTTGTGCTTTATTCTTGTGGTACAAATGAGCTACTTAAAGTCGATACCAAACTTGCAAAAAAGCAATACAACAAAGTGTCGGATTCATTGAATAAAGACTTAACTATTAATGAGAGTTTTTATCTCACCTATGCGAAAGTTACCGACTATTTACCAAAAAATTATTCTGTATTGGGAGATATAGACTATACTAATTATATTCAGAAAGCTTTAAATGAAGAGCGAAATTTAATCTTTCCTAATTTTCCCTTACTAGTTAATGATAAAGGTATAGCAGTAAAAAGTAATTCTATAGTTATATTTCCAGAGGGTTCTAAGTTAATTTTATCACCATCAGATAAAGTTTGGTATACTATATTAGCTCTAAATAATGTCGAAAATGTAAAATTATATGGGCCGATAATAGAGGGCGATAAGTATAGAAGGCTAAAACCAAATATAACAGAAGGTGAGTGGGGAATGGGTATATGGATGGCCTCGGCACGAAATATTGAAATTTATGCTCCTAAAGTTGAGAAGTGTTGGGGAGATGGTATTTACATAGGGAAAGGTGATATAAACAAACCCAACAATAAAATTTTGATAACTGATCCGTATATAAATGATAATAGGCGGAATGGAATTTCTATTGTATCTGGTAAGAATGTAACTATTAATAATGCTATTATTTCCAATACGAATGGTAAAAGCCCAGAGGCAGGTATTGATATAGAACCCAATGGAAACGACGACGTAATTGAGAATATAACTATAAATAATCCACACACTATAAACAATGCTTATTTGGGAATCGTTGTATCCTTAGGTAGTATGGTAGGTGAAAAGGCTAAAAATGTTTCTGTAGAAATTAGAAATCATAAAGACGAGTATTCATACCACGGCTTTGTGCTGGCATCGATTAGAAAAGAAGTCAATAAAAATGATAAAAAAATACGAGGAGATATAAATATTGTAGAGCCTGTTTGGAAATTTAATAAAGTTCCATATGCCTTAGGAGTAACGAGAGGATTATTTCCATCGTTGAAAATAGACAAGCCTATTATTTTTACTGTAGAAGATACCGTCAATGCAAATCAAAAATTGATCAATAGACTAAGCACCATTAAATTTGATGGAAGTTTAGAAATTACAAAAATCTAA
- a CDS encoding DegT/DnrJ/EryC1/StrS family aminotransferase, translated as MSSSNKIWLSSPHMGGTEQNYVKEAFDTNWVAPLGANVNGFESDLEKYQGEDSLVAALSSGTAAIHLALIQCGVTQGDEVICQSFTFCGSINPIIYQGATPILVDSEPDTWNICPKYLEKAIEDRIRLGKTPKAIVAVHLYGMPYKIDEVHAIADRFSIPIVEDSAEALGSTFKGQKCGTFGRFGILSFNGNKIITTSVGGAMVCNSKKDKDYTVFLATQARDEAAHYEHTAVGYNYRMSNITAGIGRGQMEVLDKHINLRRGMHTFYERVFKNISGVKVFTEPNSDYHSNHWLSAIIVDPEKTNGITREDMRIAFAKADIESRPLWKPMHMQPIFKDAPYYGNNVAEELFNEGLCLPSGSNLTDADRDRIENAIFDLFK; from the coding sequence ATGTCAAGTTCCAATAAAATCTGGTTATCATCTCCTCATATGGGCGGTACTGAACAAAATTATGTTAAAGAAGCATTTGACACTAATTGGGTTGCCCCTTTGGGAGCAAACGTGAATGGTTTTGAAAGCGATCTTGAAAAATATCAAGGAGAAGATTCACTTGTTGCGGCTCTTAGTTCTGGGACAGCTGCAATTCACCTTGCTCTTATTCAATGTGGAGTTACGCAGGGTGATGAAGTAATATGTCAATCTTTTACATTTTGTGGTAGTATTAATCCTATTATATATCAAGGGGCTACACCTATTTTAGTAGATAGTGAGCCAGACACTTGGAATATTTGTCCAAAGTATTTAGAAAAAGCAATAGAGGATAGAATACGCTTGGGTAAGACACCAAAGGCAATTGTGGCAGTACATCTGTATGGGATGCCTTATAAAATTGATGAAGTTCACGCTATTGCAGATAGGTTTTCTATACCTATAGTAGAAGATAGTGCCGAGGCTCTTGGGTCAACTTTCAAAGGTCAGAAATGTGGAACATTTGGTCGCTTTGGTATTCTCTCGTTCAATGGAAATAAAATTATCACCACAAGTGTAGGAGGTGCGATGGTTTGTAATTCTAAGAAAGATAAGGACTACACTGTTTTTCTAGCAACTCAAGCAAGAGATGAGGCCGCACATTATGAACACACAGCTGTTGGGTATAATTATAGAATGAGCAATATAACTGCAGGGATAGGCCGTGGTCAAATGGAAGTGCTGGATAAGCACATCAACCTTAGACGTGGTATGCATACATTTTATGAAAGAGTTTTTAAAAATATAAGCGGAGTAAAAGTTTTTACAGAACCTAACTCTGATTATCATAGTAATCACTGGCTTTCTGCAATTATTGTTGATCCAGAAAAGACAAACGGTATTACCAGAGAAGATATGCGTATTGCTTTCGCGAAAGCAGATATAGAATCAAGACCACTTTGGAAACCAATGCATATGCAGCCTATTTTTAAGGATGCACCTTATTACGGTAATAATGTTGCAGAGGAGTTATTTAATGAGGGGCTTTGTTTGCCATCAGGATCAAATCTGACTGATGCAGACAGGGACCGAATTGAAAATGCTATCTTTGATTTATTCAAATAA
- a CDS encoding glycosyltransferase family 4 protein yields MNNKKLIRITTVPISLDKLLEGQLSFMKEHYEVTAVSSQEEELKRVASKQGVPFFFLPLTRKITPLKDLKALYILYKFLKREKPAIVHTHTPKAGIVGMLAARLAGVPLRLHTVAGLPLLEATGGKRKLLDVVEKLTYSCATKVYPNAQGLKSIIEDLKFTKNTKLKVIGKGSSNGIDTTYFSPDYESSNNVDVAEELSISQTDFTFILVGRLVGDKGVNELVKAFVTVQQKYPETSLLLVGPLEEELDPLLPSTQEIIKTHNKIYTTGYVDDVRPYFAFAKALTFPSYREGFPNVVLQAGAMGLPAIVSDINGCNEIVVDNYNGFIVPVKSSSALEIAMRKLIEDKELYNSTKANARSVITGSYERREIWQALLEEYRELLNGLMAQKK; encoded by the coding sequence TTGAACAATAAAAAATTAATAAGAATAACAACGGTTCCTATTTCTTTAGACAAGCTTTTAGAGGGACAACTTTCTTTTATGAAAGAGCACTACGAGGTCACAGCTGTTTCATCACAAGAGGAGGAGCTTAAAAGAGTAGCAAGCAAGCAAGGGGTGCCGTTTTTTTTTCTTCCTTTAACAAGAAAAATTACTCCTTTAAAAGACCTTAAAGCTTTATATATACTTTACAAGTTTTTAAAAAGAGAAAAGCCAGCAATTGTACACACACATACTCCTAAGGCAGGTATTGTAGGTATGCTTGCAGCGAGACTTGCTGGAGTCCCATTACGATTACATACGGTGGCGGGTCTCCCGTTACTTGAAGCGACTGGTGGTAAGCGAAAGTTACTAGACGTAGTTGAAAAGCTTACTTATAGTTGCGCCACAAAAGTGTATCCTAATGCACAAGGCTTAAAATCTATTATAGAAGATTTAAAATTCACAAAGAACACTAAGCTTAAAGTGATAGGGAAAGGCTCCTCAAACGGTATTGATACTACATACTTTTCTCCAGATTATGAATCAAGTAACAATGTAGATGTAGCAGAGGAGCTAAGTATTTCTCAGACTGATTTTACATTTATACTGGTAGGTAGGCTTGTGGGAGATAAAGGTGTAAATGAACTGGTAAAAGCATTTGTAACTGTTCAACAAAAATATCCAGAAACCTCACTACTTCTTGTTGGTCCATTAGAAGAAGAGCTAGATCCTCTTTTGCCTTCTACACAAGAAATAATTAAGACGCATAATAAAATTTACACAACTGGCTATGTTGATGATGTGAGACCTTATTTTGCTTTCGCGAAAGCGTTAACATTTCCGTCATACAGAGAGGGATTTCCTAATGTGGTATTACAAGCAGGTGCTATGGGATTACCTGCAATAGTTTCTGATATTAATGGATGTAATGAGATTGTAGTAGACAATTACAACGGGTTTATTGTTCCAGTCAAAAGTAGTTCCGCACTCGAAATAGCAATGCGTAAACTTATAGAAGATAAAGAACTTTATAATAGTACTAAGGCAAATGCGAGAAGCGTCATCACTGGTAGTTATGAAAGAAGAGAGATATGGCAAGCATTGCTAGAAGAGTACAGGGAATTATTAAATGGCTTAATGGCTCAAAAAAAATAA
- a CDS encoding nucleoside-diphosphate sugar epimerase/dehydratase encodes MNIKPLNVLTIGQQVSLIVGVTFVNLLVFRTYAGLIRHSSLMDALKLLFATLSTFLVLTLINLFYLRFWGGKIFLNSGLIMFFVTSFTALFIFRLVIKQLYESFKVVHQDEELIQAVIVGIDDGAISIAAALDIEHPQRFVIKGFVSTRQNKSLRILDKPVLEMDGSIHTIVQKLKASAIIFAGNTLNSEERFKLVKDCLEHDIKVFNSPLVINWSEKTTVTDQLKSLQIEDLLNREPIKLNDSVKSKKILGKTILVTGGAGSIGSEIARQVASYHPTKLIILDQAESPMHALSLELMSKFPNLDIEFTICDVANRSRLRVLFNTFKIDAIYHAAAYKHVPLMEDNPSEAILTNIFGTKNLADIAVENSVSHFVMVSTDKAVNPSNVMGATKRAAEMYVQSKYFDTLEKSKKKNVTKFITTRFGNVLGSNGSVVPLFKKQIEEGGPVTITHPDIIRYFMTIPEACHLVLEAGSMGKGGEIFIFDMGEPVRIMDLAEKMIKLAGYTTNEDMEIKITGLRPGEKLYEELLLDTSKTLPTHHDKIMISEDVIYDYNFVNELISKIIKAAVKNNNTISVAKLKTLIPEFKSNNSTYELLDVEVDNQESTISDFSTKASTK; translated from the coding sequence TTGAATATTAAACCACTTAATGTACTAACTATAGGACAGCAAGTAAGTTTAATTGTTGGTGTTACTTTTGTAAATTTATTAGTATTTAGAACTTATGCGGGATTAATCCGTCATTCCTCTTTGATGGATGCCTTAAAGTTACTCTTTGCTACATTGAGCACTTTTCTAGTACTCACACTTATCAATTTATTTTACCTAAGATTTTGGGGAGGAAAAATTTTCCTAAATAGTGGTTTAATAATGTTCTTTGTAACCTCTTTTACTGCATTATTTATTTTTAGACTTGTTATTAAGCAATTATATGAAAGCTTTAAAGTAGTTCATCAAGATGAAGAATTAATTCAAGCTGTCATTGTCGGAATAGACGATGGAGCGATATCTATTGCCGCAGCTCTTGATATTGAGCACCCACAGCGATTTGTTATTAAAGGCTTTGTTTCCACTAGACAAAATAAAAGTTTAAGAATATTAGATAAACCAGTTCTAGAAATGGATGGGAGTATTCATACTATTGTTCAGAAATTAAAAGCTTCGGCTATAATTTTTGCGGGAAACACCCTTAATTCAGAAGAACGATTTAAACTTGTCAAAGACTGTCTCGAACACGATATAAAAGTTTTTAATTCCCCTCTAGTTATCAATTGGAGTGAGAAAACAACAGTTACCGACCAGCTAAAGAGCTTACAAATTGAAGATCTTCTAAATAGAGAACCCATTAAATTGAATGATTCCGTTAAGTCTAAAAAAATTCTTGGCAAGACGATTCTTGTCACTGGGGGAGCAGGATCAATAGGTAGTGAGATAGCAAGACAAGTTGCAAGTTATCACCCAACGAAGCTTATTATTTTGGATCAAGCAGAATCTCCCATGCACGCATTGTCACTTGAGCTTATGTCCAAGTTTCCTAATTTAGACATTGAATTTACCATCTGTGATGTTGCTAATAGATCAAGATTAAGAGTTCTCTTTAATACTTTTAAGATTGATGCAATATATCACGCCGCAGCTTATAAACACGTCCCTTTAATGGAGGATAATCCTTCCGAAGCGATATTGACAAATATTTTTGGAACTAAAAACCTTGCAGATATTGCAGTTGAAAATAGTGTAAGCCATTTTGTAATGGTCAGTACTGACAAGGCAGTAAATCCAAGTAATGTAATGGGTGCTACAAAAAGAGCAGCAGAGATGTATGTTCAATCTAAATATTTCGATACTTTAGAAAAAAGCAAGAAAAAAAATGTCACAAAATTTATTACTACTCGTTTTGGAAATGTATTAGGATCTAATGGATCTGTAGTTCCACTTTTTAAAAAACAAATTGAAGAGGGAGGCCCTGTTACAATTACCCACCCAGATATAATTAGATATTTTATGACAATCCCTGAAGCTTGTCACCTAGTTCTCGAAGCTGGATCGATGGGTAAAGGAGGTGAGATTTTTATTTTTGATATGGGAGAACCCGTTCGTATTATGGATCTAGCAGAAAAAATGATAAAATTAGCTGGATATACTACTAACGAGGATATGGAAATAAAAATAACAGGACTAAGACCAGGAGAAAAACTTTATGAAGAACTTCTTTTAGACACTAGTAAGACACTACCTACGCACCACGACAAAATAATGATAAGTGAGGATGTAATTTATGATTATAATTTCGTAAATGAATTAATTTCTAAAATTATTAAAGCTGCTGTAAAAAATAATAACACGATTAGTGTGGCAAAGTTAAAAACTTTAATTCCAGAATTTAAAAGTAACAACTCTACCTATGAATTGCTAGATGTAGAGGTTGATAATCAAGAATCTACTATTTCTGATTTCAGTACAAAGGCAAGCACAAAATAA